In a single window of the Natronosalvus caseinilyticus genome:
- a CDS encoding type II toxin-antitoxin system Phd/YefM family antitoxin: MSTDTGDNGDMVKLNVKVPRRLLEELDELAEELNYTNRSEFIREVLRDTTEPILTPGAQEGVSEGYADVAAGRTMSISEAKNRLGIDNDSEE, encoded by the coding sequence ATGAGCACGGATACAGGCGACAACGGCGACATGGTGAAACTCAACGTCAAAGTTCCCAGACGACTTCTGGAGGAACTTGATGAATTAGCGGAGGAACTAAACTATACTAATCGATCAGAGTTCATCCGCGAGGTGCTTCGCGACACGACGGAGCCGATCCTAACACCCGGGGCACAAGAAGGCGTCTCCGAAGGCTACGCGGACGTGGCCGCGGGACGGACGATGTCGATCTCGGAAGCGAAGAACCGACTCGGCATCGACAACGACAGCGAGGAGTGA
- a CDS encoding nitroreductase family protein: MDYYEVIHRRRMVRNFRDESIDDETVERIVSAGLQGPSAGFSQGFTFLALESPEDRERFWATNEHNAQPERIRRAPLVVIPFACKDAYLDRYAEPDKGWTDREESRWPVPYWYIDTGMAALNILHAAVAEELGALFFGIPDEDWPALRDAFDVPEAYDPIGAIVVGHPMDEQVESSADTRQRKNVEELVHGGDWDSPFR; this comes from the coding sequence ATGGATTACTACGAGGTCATCCACCGCCGTCGGATGGTCCGGAACTTTCGCGACGAGTCCATCGATGACGAGACGGTCGAACGGATCGTCAGCGCCGGTTTGCAGGGTCCCTCGGCCGGGTTTAGCCAGGGCTTCACCTTCCTCGCGCTGGAGTCACCCGAAGATCGCGAGCGTTTCTGGGCTACCAACGAACACAACGCCCAGCCCGAACGCATCCGTCGGGCACCGCTGGTGGTCATACCGTTCGCCTGCAAGGACGCCTATCTCGACCGGTACGCCGAGCCGGACAAGGGGTGGACCGACCGAGAGGAATCGCGCTGGCCGGTGCCGTACTGGTATATCGACACGGGGATGGCCGCATTGAATATCCTCCACGCCGCCGTCGCCGAGGAACTCGGTGCGCTGTTTTTCGGCATCCCTGACGAGGACTGGCCAGCGCTTCGGGACGCCTTCGACGTGCCTGAGGCGTATGACCCCATCGGCGCGATCGTTGTCGGCCATCCTATGGATGAGCAAGTCGAGAGTTCGGCCGATACTCGCCAACGGAAGAACGTCGAGGAACTCGTCCACGGCGGCGACTGGGACAGTCCGTTCCGTTGA
- a CDS encoding DoxX family protein codes for MSTIETAIFLVQGLLGLIMLAAGIAKLIGIDLVVADFDRYGYPKWFRFVTGGIEAIGGLGLLVGLVFAPILAVLGGLVIVVTMAGAILTHLFRVDDPFWRFIGPAIYLTVGLLVTRFYLPSF; via the coding sequence ATGAGCACAATTGAAACAGCCATCTTCCTCGTGCAAGGGTTGCTCGGACTCATCATGCTAGCTGCGGGCATTGCGAAGCTAATCGGTATTGACCTCGTGGTAGCGGATTTCGACCGCTACGGCTATCCAAAGTGGTTCCGATTCGTTACTGGTGGCATCGAGGCTATTGGGGGTCTCGGCTTGCTCGTCGGACTCGTGTTCGCGCCGATTCTCGCTGTTCTCGGCGGACTGGTAATCGTCGTCACGATGGCCGGAGCCATCCTGACACATCTCTTCCGGGTTGACGATCCGTTCTGGAGATTCATCGGGCCAGCGATCTATCTCACCGTCGGACTCCTCGTGACGAGATTTTACCTACCGTCGTTCTAG
- a CDS encoding helix-turn-helix domain-containing protein has product MVRVHLRVEIGADDDNWLAGVSTDFSDAEFKILTSQPVDDGVLELIEVTTSEGDAIVRRFDDAPEVRSYEVLHSDDGMVLIQLVFPMPSTYEARRSMEILPRFPLIIRDGWASGVQTASQEQLSKLTTELAAAHISYEILSVTHSYDSTGLLTERQREVITEAVERGYYDSPRGCTLVELAETLGVNQSAASGVLHRAEGRIIKEFIS; this is encoded by the coding sequence ATGGTCCGTGTACACCTGAGGGTCGAGATCGGGGCAGACGACGACAACTGGTTGGCTGGTGTCTCGACCGACTTCTCGGACGCCGAGTTCAAGATTCTGACGAGCCAGCCCGTAGACGATGGCGTGCTCGAGCTGATCGAGGTAACGACATCGGAGGGGGACGCCATCGTTCGCCGGTTCGACGACGCACCGGAAGTGCGCTCGTACGAAGTACTCCATTCTGACGACGGGATGGTGCTGATCCAGTTGGTGTTTCCGATGCCGTCAACGTATGAGGCGAGACGTTCGATGGAGATCCTTCCGCGATTTCCGCTCATCATCCGAGACGGATGGGCATCCGGTGTACAAACTGCCTCACAAGAGCAGTTGTCGAAGTTAACTACCGAGCTAGCAGCGGCTCACATTTCGTACGAGATACTGTCGGTAACCCACTCATACGACTCGACCGGACTTCTGACCGAGCGCCAGCGGGAGGTCATCACTGAAGCGGTTGAACGGGGCTATTACGACAGTCCCCGCGGCTGTACGCTCGTCGAACTTGCAGAAACGTTGGGGGTCAACCAATCGGCGGCTAGTGGTGTTCTCCATCGAGCTGAAGGCCGGATTATCAAGGAATTCATCTCGTAG
- a CDS encoding ATP-binding protein encodes MGEETEPSSETTSQGDLETAADSDDRPPETSKENETTDSSLEETPRSRTYLEIRPSTNSLEYGAVAQAMELLYRRLEDRTATGVLNSLRGRSNTPVVEMLLVSDGHTDTSIRYRIGTTDDDFLDDLEGICRTVVPNSYELTRVEWHPRDLEVVLNAPDSELDTGSDERVSTSDPFVAGVEYRGRAQLRRDWLMPFRSFDELGTRSSTRSRQEPRHADSPRVPLATLVETLCESDVPVIYQVVCRPAGSLQPLADEYRFELESEVVTSGDRLSEFLFPRPAPEERTEPREVTPAYRDRLEALEHRDHRHAFQASARAVVLSRDDPETVTKVAHNLAGALSHLSGDFHEIAGHVVTDDDFHTGLTPPGTHLYETLIDRTCLEPTYDELGNRFPWKSHESSGIVVSATELPVFCLLDGGGLTARGQRALEARHAERTGLPLPAPQQLARYTGAGQALCRPLTDDRQPAGERFVLPPELQDRHLFIVGDTGSGKSVLTAGAMLSNTTATAGPEILFDYKGGGTAEEYLQAHYAAAGGLDADTVQYFDLTKMLPALSLFDIGPLLDAGLSREEARSRIAGHYEEILAGLLGEEQYYSATESTKAIRNHLRALYDPIHGSDAISHKDLYSTLQRTLSDRTPPPTSDERLTEYFAGLLERDRDVFNMVLGGAVARVETIATDDRLAPLFDYVHLEDPDVEHEDSAQDAGRELRSEEAIQIKSERDSDQIRNPHFDFIDVIDEDSVVIFDFGGMEERVKRALTLVLLSNMWSALKARAEAPDTPPNPPQVNLYLEEAKDVAATQLVDTLLSQGRSFGLSIMLGVQFPSQLDSPDPSNQTYEEALNEIGTLVVGNVSIEDDLAKTLATDDVQPHKVARRLAAIRHGEWLIRPAAEFGAPPARPFLGRSLAPPRGHPASDEPLTGEQKRAFDAAFESITLETWRRSGLGHESEPTQATHTDSLDDSDGDESGHDESSLRVDSLLPHTKRFPDCVVYDEAIDALCCGECENRYDPTIEGMKRAIECCHSLEDVDADDIPVCEINLKLTPAEREASEWSDRQLLFLQAVYNAQQLRYDPLEYDILSDSMLRLQEYVGIDNDDITPLLDADVLRHDTDHPHRLYTVSSDGRDAIGESYRRGVDYGHGAGDLEESSQHVFGIEVTRQYLEAAYAQSADSSVTEVIPYYDLDDQHRLDLAGVDADGEIVVTAEVERINNDYHRAVPEDFDKMASCEPEEAIWVVMRQADGHKVLSALNDPLEGEPRVEKTYAKTTPPQQFRIDTPGMTAVYPADWLREQY; translated from the coding sequence ATGGGCGAAGAAACAGAGCCGAGTTCTGAGACCACATCACAGGGTGACCTCGAGACAGCCGCTGACAGCGATGATCGCCCGCCTGAGACGTCGAAAGAGAACGAGACGACAGACAGTTCGCTCGAAGAGACGCCACGCTCGCGAACGTATCTCGAGATCCGACCGTCGACGAACTCGCTGGAGTACGGTGCAGTTGCCCAGGCGATGGAGTTACTCTACAGGCGACTCGAGGATCGGACGGCAACAGGCGTGTTGAACTCGCTACGCGGGCGTTCGAACACGCCAGTCGTCGAGATGCTTCTCGTCTCAGATGGGCACACGGATACGAGTATTCGGTATCGGATCGGGACGACTGACGACGACTTCCTCGATGATCTCGAAGGTATCTGTCGGACGGTCGTTCCGAACTCGTACGAACTCACGCGGGTCGAGTGGCATCCACGCGATCTCGAGGTGGTCCTGAACGCTCCCGACAGTGAGTTGGACACAGGGTCAGATGAACGAGTCTCCACCTCAGATCCGTTCGTCGCCGGCGTCGAGTATCGCGGCCGGGCCCAGTTACGCCGCGATTGGCTCATGCCGTTCAGGTCGTTCGACGAATTGGGTACTCGATCCTCAACCCGGTCCAGACAGGAGCCTCGACACGCTGACTCACCTCGTGTTCCGCTTGCAACGCTCGTCGAAACGCTCTGTGAGAGTGACGTCCCAGTCATCTACCAGGTGGTCTGCCGACCGGCAGGCTCTCTCCAACCGCTCGCGGACGAGTATCGATTCGAACTCGAGAGCGAGGTTGTCACGAGTGGTGATCGACTCTCAGAGTTCCTCTTTCCGCGACCAGCACCAGAAGAGCGCACAGAGCCCCGGGAGGTCACACCGGCCTATCGAGACCGCCTCGAGGCCCTCGAGCATCGTGATCACAGACACGCCTTTCAGGCGTCCGCTCGAGCGGTTGTACTCTCCAGGGACGACCCGGAGACGGTGACCAAGGTCGCACACAACCTTGCAGGGGCGCTGTCCCATCTTAGCGGGGACTTTCACGAAATTGCGGGCCACGTCGTCACCGACGACGATTTTCATACGGGTCTCACCCCGCCTGGCACGCACCTCTACGAGACGCTCATCGACCGAACCTGTCTCGAGCCAACGTACGACGAACTCGGGAACCGTTTCCCGTGGAAGTCACACGAGAGTTCAGGAATCGTCGTTTCCGCCACGGAACTGCCCGTGTTCTGCCTGCTGGACGGTGGTGGGCTTACTGCACGCGGACAGCGAGCCCTCGAGGCACGACATGCAGAGCGAACTGGACTCCCGCTTCCGGCCCCGCAGCAACTTGCTCGTTACACGGGGGCTGGACAGGCGCTGTGCCGTCCGTTGACTGACGATCGCCAGCCAGCTGGTGAGCGGTTCGTCCTCCCGCCCGAGTTGCAGGACCGGCATCTGTTCATCGTCGGTGATACTGGCTCCGGGAAATCCGTCCTCACGGCTGGGGCCATGCTGTCCAATACGACGGCCACAGCTGGCCCGGAGATCCTGTTCGACTACAAAGGTGGGGGAACGGCCGAAGAATACCTTCAGGCGCACTACGCGGCCGCTGGTGGCCTCGATGCCGACACCGTCCAGTACTTCGATCTCACGAAGATGCTCCCTGCGCTCTCGCTGTTCGATATCGGCCCTCTTCTGGATGCGGGTCTCTCTCGAGAGGAAGCCCGATCACGGATTGCGGGGCACTACGAGGAAATTCTCGCGGGGCTCCTGGGCGAAGAACAGTATTACAGCGCTACCGAATCGACCAAAGCCATCCGTAATCACCTCCGGGCGTTGTACGACCCCATCCATGGTTCGGATGCGATCTCCCACAAGGATCTCTACAGCACGCTTCAGCGAACGCTGAGCGATCGAACACCGCCGCCGACCTCAGACGAACGCCTCACGGAGTACTTCGCGGGATTGCTCGAGCGCGATCGCGACGTCTTCAATATGGTCCTCGGTGGGGCCGTCGCTCGAGTCGAGACGATTGCCACGGACGATCGACTGGCACCGCTGTTTGATTACGTTCACCTCGAAGATCCGGACGTTGAGCACGAAGACTCAGCCCAGGATGCTGGTCGCGAATTACGTTCTGAAGAAGCGATACAAATAAAATCAGAACGTGACTCAGATCAGATTCGAAATCCACACTTCGATTTTATCGATGTTATCGACGAAGACAGCGTAGTCATCTTCGACTTCGGTGGCATGGAAGAGCGAGTCAAGCGAGCACTCACGCTCGTCTTACTCTCCAATATGTGGAGTGCGTTGAAAGCCCGTGCTGAAGCTCCGGATACACCACCGAACCCACCGCAGGTCAACCTGTATCTTGAGGAAGCGAAAGACGTTGCGGCCACCCAGTTGGTGGATACGCTGCTCTCCCAGGGCCGGTCCTTCGGCCTCTCGATCATGCTGGGCGTCCAGTTTCCGAGTCAGCTCGATTCGCCCGATCCCTCGAATCAGACGTACGAAGAGGCGCTCAACGAGATCGGCACGCTCGTCGTCGGCAACGTCAGCATCGAAGACGACCTCGCGAAGACGCTAGCGACTGATGACGTCCAACCCCACAAGGTAGCGCGACGCCTCGCTGCAATTCGTCACGGTGAGTGGCTCATCCGCCCCGCTGCCGAATTCGGCGCGCCACCGGCACGGCCGTTTCTCGGCCGTTCGTTAGCTCCACCACGCGGCCATCCAGCGAGCGATGAGCCACTGACGGGCGAGCAAAAACGAGCCTTCGACGCGGCCTTCGAGTCCATCACTCTCGAGACCTGGAGACGCTCGGGTCTCGGTCACGAATCGGAACCGACCCAGGCTACTCACACAGATTCATTAGACGATTCTGACGGAGACGAATCAGGGCACGATGAATCGTCGCTCCGCGTCGACTCCCTTCTTCCCCATACGAAGCGATTTCCTGACTGTGTCGTCTACGACGAGGCAATCGACGCACTCTGTTGTGGTGAGTGTGAGAATCGCTACGACCCAACGATCGAGGGGATGAAGCGAGCGATCGAGTGCTGTCACTCCCTCGAGGACGTCGACGCCGACGATATCCCGGTCTGTGAAATCAATCTCAAACTCACGCCAGCCGAGCGCGAAGCTTCCGAGTGGAGTGATCGACAACTGCTGTTCTTACAGGCAGTCTACAACGCCCAGCAGCTGCGATATGATCCCCTCGAGTACGACATCCTCTCTGACTCGATGCTCAGGCTCCAGGAGTACGTCGGCATCGACAACGACGATATCACACCACTGCTCGATGCAGACGTCCTTCGTCACGATACCGACCATCCACATCGACTCTATACCGTTTCATCAGATGGTCGCGACGCCATTGGGGAGAGCTATCGACGCGGCGTCGACTATGGCCACGGCGCTGGCGACCTCGAAGAGTCCAGCCAGCACGTCTTCGGCATCGAGGTGACTCGCCAGTATCTCGAGGCGGCGTACGCCCAGAGCGCTGACTCGAGCGTTACAGAGGTGATTCCATACTACGATCTCGACGATCAACACCGCCTCGATCTCGCAGGTGTCGACGCCGATGGCGAGATCGTCGTCACCGCCGAAGTCGAACGGATCAATAACGATTATCACCGGGCCGTTCCCGAAGACTTCGATAAAATGGCTTCGTGCGAGCCTGAGGAGGCGATATGGGTCGTTATGAGACAGGCCGATGGCCACAAAGTGCTTTCTGCGCTCAACGATCCGTTAGAGGGTGAGCCTCGCGTCGAGAAGACCTACGCCAAGACGACGCCACCCCAGCAGTTCCGCATCGATACCCCGGGAATGACTGCTGTTTACCCTGCAGACTGGCTTCGAGAGCAGTATTGA
- a CDS encoding ArdC-like ssDNA-binding domain-containing protein, with the protein MATKQPTVASFEDTETRHDEMNETIESWLSDLVDLIGEARGSEEFKHWLEVQSRFHDYSHRNTLLIAQQCPTATRVAGYRSWQTNFDRQVKKGERAIWIWAPITARKCPSCGLSKSRHSSTGCEYTETPPEEWSKGLVGFKPVPVFDISQTEGEALPSLETETTGDAHEIVPLLYKAGNALDIEVTIVSKEAWPFGSAKGVCEFHSDSRPTVKVRERTNLADLATTLVHEYAHALLHADDLSKGEHASREVEAEAVAYIVGRYVGLDTSGSAFYLAAWQGDEPETVSERFERIRSSAHIVIKQLEAIE; encoded by the coding sequence ATGGCAACGAAACAACCCACAGTAGCGTCGTTCGAGGATACCGAAACTCGACACGACGAGATGAACGAGACGATTGAATCGTGGCTTAGCGACCTCGTCGACCTAATCGGCGAAGCACGAGGAAGTGAGGAGTTTAAACACTGGCTCGAGGTACAGAGTCGCTTTCACGACTATTCGCACCGCAATACGCTCTTGATCGCCCAGCAGTGTCCAACGGCAACACGCGTCGCCGGCTATCGAAGCTGGCAAACGAACTTCGACAGGCAGGTAAAGAAAGGAGAACGAGCAATCTGGATCTGGGCACCGATCACGGCTCGAAAATGCCCGTCGTGTGGGCTCTCGAAATCGCGTCACTCGAGTACTGGGTGTGAGTACACCGAAACACCTCCAGAGGAGTGGTCGAAAGGCCTCGTCGGATTCAAGCCCGTTCCAGTCTTCGATATCTCCCAGACGGAAGGCGAGGCGCTCCCGTCGCTCGAGACCGAAACAACGGGGGATGCTCACGAGATCGTTCCACTGCTCTATAAGGCAGGGAACGCGCTCGATATCGAGGTGACGATCGTATCTAAGGAAGCGTGGCCTTTCGGTTCGGCCAAAGGCGTCTGTGAGTTTCACAGTGACAGCCGACCTACCGTGAAAGTGCGTGAGCGTACAAACCTAGCTGACCTCGCGACGACGCTCGTGCACGAATACGCCCATGCACTGTTGCACGCAGATGATCTCAGCAAGGGCGAGCACGCGAGTCGCGAAGTCGAAGCCGAAGCAGTCGCCTACATCGTTGGTCGATACGTCGGACTCGATACGAGCGGTTCGGCGTTTTACCTGGCCGCGTGGCAAGGCGACGAACCTGAAACGGTGAGTGAACGTTTCGAGCGTATTCGCTCGAGTGCACATATAGTTATCAAACAGCTGGAGGCAATTGAGTAA